TGGATAGATTACACCCTGCTGGGCCTGGTTTTGCTGTCGGCCGTGATCAGCGTGATCCGCGGCTTTGTCCGCGAAGCGCTGTCGCTGGCGGTGTGGGTGCTGGCCTTCTGGGTGGGCGTGCGCTACAGCCCTTTGGTCAGCGAAGTGTTTCTGAACGCGGTCACCAATCCCTCGTTGCGGCAGATTGCCGCCTTTTTGATTTTGTTCATTGTGACGATGATGGTAGGCGGGCTGCTGAGTGCGCTGCTGTCGCAGGTCATGAAACTGCCGGTGTTGCGCAGCATGGACCGGTCGCTGGGCGTGGTGTTTGGCCTGGTGCGGGGCGGGGTGATCGTCGCGGTGCTGGTGCTGGTGGGCAGTTACACCCCTTTCCGGGAAGCGCAATGGTGGCAGGACTCCCTGATCATCTCTTTCGTGGAGCCCTTGTTGAACAACTACCTGGGCCAGATTCTCGAACCTTTGCAATCCGCGCTGGGTGGCGCGGCGCAGCAATGAGCGTGAGGCGGAAAGGACGACGATGTGTGGCATTATCGGCATAGTGGGCAGGCAGCCCGTCAATCAGTCGCTCTACGACGGCCTGACGGTCCTGCAACATCGCGGCCAGGATGCCGCCGGAATCATGACCTGTGACGACGGCCGGCTCTATTTGCGCAAGGATAACGGGCTGGTGCGCGATGTCTTCAAGACCGGCCACATGCTCACCCTGCGCGGCAACGTGGGCATCGGTCATGTGCGTTACCCCACTGCCGGCTGTCAGACCTCCGCCGAGGCGCAACCCTTTTACGTTAACTCCCCTTTTGGCATCGCGCTGGCCCACAACGGCAATCTCACCAATGCGGAAGAATTGAAACAAGACTTGTTCCGCGAGGGCTTGCGTCACATCAACACGGATTCCGACTCCGAAATCATCCTCAACGTCTTCGCCCACGAACTGCAAAAGCTGGGCAAACTGCGTATCACCGAAGACGATATCTTCACCGCCATCACCGCCGTGCACCGCCGGTGCCGCGGCGCTTACGCCGTGGTGGCCATGATCACCGGCTATGGCATCGTCGGTTTTCGTGATCCCCGCGGCATTCGTCCCGTGGTCTTCGGTCATCGCAACACCGAGCTGGGCGTGGAATACATGATCGCTTCTGAAAGCGTGGCCCTGGACGCCATGGGTTTTGAATTGAACCGCGATATCGCGCCGGGCGAGGCGGTGTTTATCGATCTGGAAGGCGGCTTGCACACCCGCCAATGTGCTGACCAGCCTGAGCATACCCCGTGTATTTTTGAATTCGTGTACCTGGCGCGGCCGGATTCCATTATCGACAACGTGTCGGTGTACAAAGCGCGTTTGCGTCTGGGCGAAAAGCTTGCCGCCAAAATCCTGTCCGAGTGGGCCGATCACGATATCGACGTTGTCATCCCCGTTCCTGACA
This Gammaproteobacteria bacterium DNA region includes the following protein-coding sequences:
- a CDS encoding CvpA family protein, whose product is MSILPSRVFSVLWIDYTLLGLVLLSAVISVIRGFVREALSLAVWVLAFWVGVRYSPLVSEVFLNAVTNPSLRQIAAFLILFIVTMMVGGLLSALLSQVMKLPVLRSMDRSLGVVFGLVRGGVIVAVLVLVGSYTPFREAQWWQDSLIISFVEPLLNNYLGQILEPLQSALGGAAQQ
- a CDS encoding amidophosphoribosyltransferase; protein product: MCGIIGIVGRQPVNQSLYDGLTVLQHRGQDAAGIMTCDDGRLYLRKDNGLVRDVFKTGHMLTLRGNVGIGHVRYPTAGCQTSAEAQPFYVNSPFGIALAHNGNLTNAEELKQDLFREGLRHINTDSDSEIILNVFAHELQKLGKLRITEDDIFTAITAVHRRCRGAYAVVAMITGYGIVGFRDPRGIRPVVFGHRNTELGVEYMIASESVALDAMGFELNRDIAPGEAVFIDLEGGLHTRQCADQPEHTPCIFEFVYLARPDSIIDNVSVYKARLRLGEKLAAKILSEWADHDIDVVIPVPDTSRTAALQMAYNLGVKYREGFIKNRYIGRTFIMPGQTQRKKSVRQKLNAIDLEFKNKNVLLVDDSIVRGTTSQQIVQMAREAGARKVYFASASPAVRYPNVYGIDMPAARELVAHNRSDEEVAAIIGADKLIYQDLSALYEAVRRGNRKLEQFEASVFTGEYVTGDVDERYLDALAALRNDNAKEARA